A genomic region of Miscanthus floridulus cultivar M001 chromosome 3, ASM1932011v1, whole genome shotgun sequence contains the following coding sequences:
- the LOC136544179 gene encoding uncharacterized protein — MRRPRCTLPPLRSTPRRWLSNIKAMIPIVLDLASTNYTKWKALFLNTLSKYELTDHVLIQINEDAATDPYWGILTITEYCPKLKSMADGLADLGHPMEDRIPILSVLQGLNKCFEYMAALIKRQRPFPSFVVVCSDLELEEINMLSKAPPLALVAAPTTATPPTGGGAPSTPAATSPSAASPSGGTTPHDKGRGRGKGRGRRGPVWPTTFNPMTGTFQVWPSY; from the exons ATGCGGCGGCCCCGGTGCACGCTGCCACCACTACGCTCCACGCCCAGGCGGTGGCTGTCCAACATCAAGGCCATGATCCCCATCGTCCTCGATCTTGCCTCAACAAACTACACCAAGTGGAAGGCCCTGTTCCTCAACACTCTTAGTAAATATGAGTTGACTGACCATGTCTTGATTCAGATCAATGAGGACGCCGCCACGGATCCATATTGG GGCATTCTCACCATCACCGAGTATTGCCCCAAACTCAAAAGTATGGCGGATGGCCTGGCTGATCTCGGGCACCCGATGGAGGATCGCATCCCCATTCTCTCTGTTCTTCAAGGTTTGAACAAGTGCTTCGAGTACATGGCGGCCCTCATCAAACGCCAGCGCCCGTTCCCATCCTTCGTCGTTGTGTGCTCCGACCTCGAGCTGGAGGAGATCAACATGCTATCCAAGGCACCCCCATTGGCCCTTGTCGCCGCCCCCACGACAGCCACGCCGCCTACTGGTGGGGGCGCCCCTTCGACTCCTGCTGCTACCTCACCTTCTGCGGCATCTCCCTCTGGCGGCACGACCCCTCATGACAAGGGTCGTGGCCGTGGTAAGGGGCGTGGTCGCCGTGGGCCGGTGTGGCCCACCACCTTCAATCCGATGACCGGGACGTTCCAGGTGTGGCCCAGCTACTAA